From a single Natronorubrum tibetense GA33 genomic region:
- a CDS encoding DUF7411 family protein, whose translation MKLGVLYSGGKDSTLAALLLAEFYDVTLVTAHFGVSDDWTHARETAAALDFEFERLELDPDVARDAAGTIREDGFPRNGIQQVHLHALERLAEREYDAIADGTRRDDRVPTVSRAQAQSLEDRHEIDYIAPLSGFGRTAVDRLVETELEVVAGPSEEIDRADYEAELRAIIADEAGPGAIAECFPDHTQTYVTGVLE comes from the coding sequence ATGAAGCTCGGGGTTCTCTACAGCGGCGGCAAGGACTCGACGCTCGCGGCGCTGCTCTTAGCGGAGTTCTACGACGTCACCCTCGTCACGGCCCACTTCGGCGTCAGTGACGACTGGACTCACGCCCGGGAGACGGCCGCGGCCCTCGACTTCGAGTTCGAACGCCTCGAACTCGATCCCGACGTCGCCCGGGACGCCGCCGGGACGATCCGCGAGGACGGCTTCCCCCGAAACGGTATCCAGCAAGTTCACCTGCACGCCTTAGAGCGGCTGGCCGAACGGGAGTACGACGCCATCGCGGACGGCACCCGGCGCGACGACCGGGTCCCCACGGTCTCGAGGGCACAAGCCCAGAGCCTCGAAGACCGTCACGAGATCGATTACATTGCCCCCCTGTCGGGGTTCGGACGGACCGCGGTCGATCGGCTGGTCGAGACGGAACTCGAGGTCGTCGCCGGCCCGAGCGAGGAGATCGACCGAGCCGACTACGAGGCGGAGCTGCGGGCGATCATCGCCGACGAAGCCGGTCCCGGTGCCATCGCGGAGTGTTTCCCAGATCACACGCAGACGTACGTGACGGGCGTCCTCGAGTAG
- a CDS encoding integral membrane sensor signal transduction histidine kinase translates to MQRIADDDWVAEIGDWLPVSPVSALGFVLAATIGVRIAGESASSQALLESVFPLVTATAVVLAYALGGFLAAVIVTALHLYIAYLEGTGAHAPLYLLLMGGTMGVGAGTVAGVFDSKQRAATREARRQSDRLEEFVSVVSHDLRNPLSVAHGRLDAAFRTGSADHLKEVDASLQPKFWSRGTRPRGTVRG, encoded by the coding sequence GTGCAACGTATCGCGGACGACGACTGGGTCGCCGAGATCGGCGACTGGCTTCCGGTTTCGCCGGTGTCGGCCCTCGGATTCGTCCTCGCGGCCACGATCGGCGTCCGAATCGCCGGCGAGAGCGCCTCGAGCCAGGCGCTCCTCGAGAGCGTTTTCCCGCTCGTGACCGCGACGGCGGTTGTCCTCGCCTACGCGCTCGGCGGCTTTCTCGCCGCCGTCATCGTAACGGCGCTGCACCTCTACATCGCCTACCTCGAGGGGACCGGCGCTCACGCGCCGCTGTACTTACTGTTGATGGGCGGGACGATGGGCGTCGGTGCCGGCACCGTCGCCGGCGTTTTCGATAGCAAACAGCGGGCGGCGACCCGCGAGGCGCGACGCCAGAGCGACCGTCTCGAGGAGTTCGTGAGCGTGGTGAGCCACGACCTTCGGAACCCGCTTAGCGTCGCGCACGGTCGGCTCGACGCGGCGTTTCGGACCGGTAGCGCCGACCACCTGAAGGAAGTCGACGCCTCCCTCCAACCAAAATTCTGGAGCAGGGGTACTCGACCGCGAGGGACGGTTCGGGGCTAG
- the hisS gene encoding histidine--tRNA ligase: protein MYDRIKGFRDFYPGEMAARRATIDVVEDTARGYGFREIGTPALERAELWTDKSGDEIVDELYSFEDQGGRHVTLTPELTPTVARMVVAKQQALSKPIKWFSTRPFWRYEQVQQGRQREFYQTNVDIFGSSEPEADAEILAWAADALTGLGLTGEQFEFRISHRDILGGVLESYDTEVDTEAAIRAVDKSDKISQVEYHDLLIGAGLTADQAAEFDDLIAGGDLEDVEAFADTERVTDAVENLQNVLAAAEDFGAREYCTISLETARGLDYYTGVVFECFDSTGEVSRSIFGGGRYDDLIESFGGQPTPAVGVAPGHATLSLLCQRAGVWPEEEVTTDYYVLQIGDTRTEAARISRELREAGHVVETDVAGRSFGAQLNYADSINAETVVIVGEQDLANDEVTIKDMESGDQTQVPVDSFPGDLERPTFDDLE, encoded by the coding sequence ATGTACGACCGGATCAAGGGCTTTCGTGACTTCTATCCCGGCGAGATGGCCGCCAGACGGGCGACCATCGACGTCGTAGAGGACACCGCTCGCGGCTACGGCTTCCGCGAGATCGGGACGCCGGCCTTAGAGCGCGCCGAGCTGTGGACCGACAAGAGCGGCGACGAGATCGTCGACGAACTCTATTCGTTCGAAGACCAGGGCGGTCGCCACGTCACGCTCACGCCGGAGTTGACGCCGACCGTCGCGCGGATGGTCGTCGCGAAACAACAGGCGCTCTCGAAGCCGATCAAGTGGTTCTCGACGCGGCCGTTCTGGCGCTACGAGCAGGTCCAGCAGGGCCGCCAGCGTGAGTTCTACCAGACCAACGTCGACATCTTCGGCTCCTCGGAGCCCGAAGCCGACGCCGAGATTCTGGCGTGGGCCGCCGACGCGCTGACCGGGCTCGGCCTGACGGGCGAGCAGTTCGAATTCCGCATCTCCCACCGGGACATTCTGGGCGGCGTCCTCGAGAGCTACGATACCGAGGTCGACACCGAAGCCGCGATCCGCGCGGTCGACAAATCGGACAAGATCTCGCAGGTGGAGTACCACGACCTGCTGATCGGCGCCGGGCTGACGGCCGACCAGGCCGCCGAGTTCGACGACCTGATCGCGGGCGGCGACCTCGAGGACGTCGAAGCGTTCGCCGACACCGAGCGCGTGACCGACGCCGTCGAGAACCTCCAAAACGTGCTCGCCGCCGCAGAGGACTTCGGCGCGCGGGAGTACTGTACGATCTCGCTCGAGACGGCGCGCGGACTCGACTACTACACCGGCGTCGTCTTCGAGTGCTTCGATTCGACCGGGGAGGTCTCGCGGTCGATCTTCGGCGGCGGCCGCTACGACGACCTGATCGAGAGCTTCGGCGGCCAGCCCACGCCCGCGGTCGGCGTCGCGCCCGGCCACGCCACGCTGTCGCTTTTGTGCCAGCGTGCGGGCGTCTGGCCCGAGGAGGAAGTGACCACGGACTACTACGTCCTCCAGATCGGTGACACGCGGACGGAGGCCGCTCGGATCTCCCGGGAGCTTCGTGAGGCGGGGCACGTCGTCGAGACCGACGTCGCCGGTCGATCCTTCGGCGCACAGTTGAATTACGCCGACTCGATCAATGCCGAAACCGTCGTCATCGTCGGCGAGCAGGACCTCGCAAACGACGAGGTCACGATCAAAGACATGGAGTCGGGCGACCAGACGCAGGTGCCGGTTGATTCCTTCCCCGGCGACCTCGAGCGGCCGACGTTCGACGATCTCGAGTAG
- a CDS encoding sulfatase-like hydrolase/transferase has translation MADSRPNVLFVLTDQERYDCSAPDGPPVETPTLDRLSSEGVRFSQAFTPISICTSARASLMTGQFPHGHGMLNNSHEADAIRPNLPPEMETFSELLAEGGYDLSYTGKWHVGRDQTPEDFGFSYLGGSDTHHDDIDDAFREYREERGVPLGEVDLEEELYTGSDPRDASEGTFVAAKTPVDVEETRAYFLAERTIDAIEAHAVGGRADGETDSGSDDAPFFHRADFYGPHHPYVVPEPYASMYDLEAIEPPASYAETFEGKPQVHENYLHYRGADGFDWDHWAEATAKYWGFVTLIDDQLERVLEALEEYGLADETVVVHASDHGDFVGAHRQFNKGPLMYDDTYRIPLQVRWPGVVEPGAVCEAPVHLHDLAATFLEMGNVAVPDNFDSRSLVPLLESGGDPDAVSGGWPDSVFAQYHGDEFGLYTQRMVRTRRFKYVYNGPDVDELYDLEGDPAELQNLIDHPEYGEVRRKLRERLIEWMEKTEDPNQGWVPDVLRNAS, from the coding sequence ATGGCCGACAGCCGACCGAACGTCCTCTTCGTCCTCACCGATCAGGAGCGATACGACTGTAGCGCCCCCGACGGGCCGCCGGTCGAGACGCCGACGTTGGACCGGCTCTCGAGCGAAGGCGTGCGCTTCTCGCAGGCGTTTACCCCGATCAGCATCTGTACGAGCGCCCGCGCGTCGCTCATGACCGGGCAGTTCCCCCACGGACACGGGATGCTCAACAACAGCCACGAGGCCGACGCGATTCGGCCGAATCTCCCACCCGAGATGGAGACGTTCTCCGAACTGCTGGCCGAGGGTGGTTACGACCTGAGTTACACTGGAAAGTGGCACGTCGGCCGCGATCAGACGCCCGAGGACTTCGGCTTCTCGTATCTCGGCGGCAGCGACACACACCACGACGACATCGACGACGCGTTCCGCGAGTACCGCGAGGAGCGCGGCGTGCCGCTCGGCGAGGTCGATCTCGAGGAAGAACTGTACACCGGAAGCGATCCTCGAGACGCCAGCGAGGGGACGTTCGTGGCCGCCAAAACACCGGTCGATGTCGAGGAGACCCGCGCGTACTTTCTCGCGGAGCGGACGATCGACGCGATCGAAGCCCACGCCGTGGGCGGTCGAGCGGACGGCGAAACCGACAGCGGGAGCGACGACGCACCCTTCTTCCACCGCGCGGACTTCTACGGCCCGCACCACCCCTACGTCGTCCCCGAACCCTACGCCTCGATGTACGATCTCGAGGCGATCGAACCGCCAGCAAGCTACGCCGAGACCTTCGAGGGCAAACCGCAGGTCCACGAGAACTACCTGCACTACCGCGGTGCAGACGGCTTCGACTGGGACCACTGGGCCGAAGCGACCGCGAAGTACTGGGGGTTCGTCACACTGATCGACGACCAACTCGAGCGGGTTCTCGAGGCGCTCGAGGAGTACGGACTCGCGGACGAGACGGTCGTCGTCCACGCCTCTGATCACGGCGACTTCGTCGGCGCTCACCGCCAGTTCAACAAAGGACCGCTGATGTACGATGACACCTATCGGATCCCATTACAGGTGCGCTGGCCCGGCGTCGTCGAGCCAGGAGCGGTCTGCGAGGCACCCGTCCACCTTCACGATCTGGCGGCGACGTTCCTCGAGATGGGGAATGTGGCGGTTCCGGACAACTTCGACTCGCGGAGTCTCGTACCGCTGCTCGAATCCGGCGGCGATCCGGACGCCGTCTCTGGGGGATGGCCCGACTCCGTTTTCGCGCAGTACCACGGCGACGAGTTCGGACTCTACACCCAGCGGATGGTCCGAACGCGGCGGTTCAAGTACGTCTACAACGGGCCGGATGTCGACGAACTGTACGATCTCGAGGGCGACCCCGCCGAACTGCAGAACCTGATCGACCACCCCGAGTACGGCGAGGTGCGCCGGAAGCTGCGCGAGCGATTGATCGAGTGGATGGAGAAGACAGAGGACCCGAACCAGGGCTGGGTGCCAGACGTGCTCAGAAACGCGTCGTGA
- a CDS encoding desampylase, with product MSSSPHELVVPTAIRNRILERAREGQPEEICGIFGGEYDPAPDGRSRVRSQYTAENVAETPRTRYRIDPEAQLEIFEELEDRGEEIVGFYHSHPRGPSRPSATDEAQATWPDRSYLIVSLEPLAVGSWRWREDEGAGRFERERLLLE from the coding sequence GTGAGCAGTTCACCACACGAACTCGTCGTCCCGACCGCGATTCGAAATCGGATCCTCGAGCGTGCTCGTGAGGGCCAGCCAGAGGAGATCTGCGGGATCTTCGGCGGCGAGTACGACCCCGCCCCCGACGGCCGGAGCCGCGTTCGTTCGCAGTATACCGCCGAAAACGTCGCCGAGACGCCGCGCACGCGGTATCGGATCGATCCCGAGGCTCAACTCGAGATTTTTGAGGAACTCGAGGACCGCGGCGAGGAGATCGTCGGCTTCTATCACTCCCATCCGCGGGGGCCATCGCGACCCAGCGCGACTGACGAAGCGCAGGCGACCTGGCCCGATCGATCGTATCTGATCGTCTCGCTCGAGCCGTTAGCGGTCGGGTCGTGGCGCTGGCGGGAGGACGAGGGTGCGGGTCGGTTCGAACGGGAGCGTCTCCTTCTCGAGTGA
- a CDS encoding cobalamin-binding protein — translation MRIVTTLPSATETVAALGIEPVGVSHECDYPPGVEDLPSVTASRIDAEASSGEIDQQVLDNSEAGVYSVDTELLEDLEPDLIVTQGMCDVCAVDEAVIENAVEQIDANPEIITTDPHSVADVLSDLERIGRATGREDRAREVRADLESRIDAVRNRTADLEPAERPRVAIFDWTDPAMIAGHWTADLVEWAGGTYGLADPGERSRPREWTDIREYDPELIVVAPCGFGLTQTAENAADLTEREGWEDLTAVREGRVWAMDGHHYLNRPGPRLVDTLEALAPIVQPELFDEGAPPVALEEVAVPFETLTDRRGANAEPKP, via the coding sequence ATGCGAATCGTCACGACGCTCCCTTCGGCGACCGAGACCGTGGCCGCGCTCGGCATAGAGCCGGTCGGCGTTTCCCACGAGTGTGACTACCCACCCGGTGTCGAGGATCTCCCGTCTGTCACCGCCTCGAGAATCGACGCCGAGGCCTCGAGTGGCGAGATCGACCAGCAGGTGCTCGACAATTCCGAAGCGGGCGTCTACAGCGTCGACACCGAACTCCTCGAGGACCTCGAGCCGGACCTGATCGTCACCCAGGGGATGTGTGACGTCTGTGCGGTCGACGAAGCGGTCATCGAGAACGCCGTCGAGCAGATCGACGCGAACCCCGAAATCATCACCACCGACCCCCACAGCGTCGCGGACGTGCTCTCCGACCTCGAGCGAATCGGCCGCGCCACGGGCCGCGAGGACCGCGCCCGCGAGGTCCGTGCCGACCTCGAGTCGCGAATCGACGCCGTTCGAAACCGAACCGCCGACCTCGAGCCCGCTGAACGCCCGCGCGTCGCCATCTTCGATTGGACCGACCCCGCCATGATCGCGGGCCACTGGACGGCCGACCTGGTCGAGTGGGCCGGCGGGACGTACGGATTGGCCGATCCGGGGGAGCGCTCGAGGCCTCGCGAGTGGACCGATATTCGCGAGTACGATCCCGAACTGATCGTCGTCGCGCCCTGTGGCTTCGGCCTCACACAGACCGCCGAGAATGCGGCGGATCTCACCGAGCGCGAGGGCTGGGAGGACCTTACAGCGGTTCGGGAGGGCCGCGTCTGGGCGATGGACGGTCACCACTACCTGAACCGGCCGGGGCCGCGGCTGGTGGACACCCTCGAGGCGCTGGCACCGATCGTCCAGCCCGAACTGTTCGACGAGGGAGCGCCGCCAGTTGCGCTCGAGGAGGTCGCCGTCCCATTCGAGACCCTGACGGACCGACGCGGAGCGAACGCAGAGCCGAAACCGTGA
- a CDS encoding YIP1 family protein, translating to MVPSVRSLKQFLLSPASFFDERPPAETLPVAAGIVVLFALCFGGSILLIGTMLAGSVDGTVTMDNPDRPPEQICNTHEGMMNSCNEPETIERDMGTMAQEAVHDFLWVALIGPFVLWLVGGVVLFGAGRLANGDPSFAGSLALAGWAALPELFRLAVGLGGLWIALESVTITDPDRAATVLESSLAPVQPVLVLASLVTLGWQWYLLTGGLTREAEISRVAAGVCVGVPLGLFGLFALL from the coding sequence ATGGTCCCCTCCGTTCGCAGTCTCAAACAGTTTCTCCTGTCGCCAGCGTCGTTCTTCGACGAACGACCCCCGGCCGAAACGCTTCCAGTTGCGGCGGGAATCGTCGTGTTGTTCGCTCTCTGTTTCGGTGGTTCGATTCTGCTTATCGGGACGATGCTCGCTGGTTCGGTGGACGGAACGGTCACCATGGATAACCCGGATCGACCGCCCGAACAGATTTGCAACACGCACGAGGGGATGATGAACAGCTGCAACGAACCCGAGACGATCGAACGCGATATGGGTACGATGGCACAGGAAGCGGTGCACGACTTCCTCTGGGTCGCACTGATCGGACCGTTCGTGCTCTGGCTCGTCGGCGGTGTGGTGCTGTTCGGAGCCGGGCGGCTCGCGAACGGCGATCCATCGTTCGCGGGCTCGCTGGCGCTCGCCGGCTGGGCGGCGCTCCCGGAGCTCTTCCGGCTCGCAGTCGGACTCGGCGGGTTATGGATCGCCCTCGAGAGCGTGACGATTACTGATCCAGACCGGGCAGCAACCGTACTGGAGTCGTCGCTGGCTCCGGTACAGCCCGTGCTCGTGCTGGCGTCGCTCGTCACACTCGGCTGGCAGTGGTACCTGCTCACCGGCGGACTGACTCGAGAAGCGGAGATCTCTCGAGTTGCTGCTGGAGTCTGCGTCGGCGTTCCGCTGGGACTCTTCGGCCTGTTCGCTCTCCTGTAG
- the npdG gene encoding NADPH-dependent F420 reductase, whose translation MRIALLGGTGDIGQGLALRFAHDTDHEVLIGSRDPEKARDAVESYTDELEDRGVDASVKGFGNEMAADRADVVILSVPPYHVGDTVEAVEDVLDSETILVTPAVGMQGDEDGLHYHPPGTGSVTELVAERAPDEVPVVGAFHNLAAHALSDLDNDLDLDTLLVANDDDAKETVRNLANEIDGLRALDVGPLANAAEVESVTPLVINIAKYNEDLHDVGVKFH comes from the coding sequence ATGCGAATCGCACTACTCGGCGGAACCGGCGACATCGGGCAGGGACTGGCCCTGCGCTTTGCACACGACACGGACCACGAGGTCCTCATCGGCTCGCGCGATCCGGAGAAGGCCCGGGACGCGGTCGAGAGCTACACGGACGAACTCGAGGACCGCGGCGTCGACGCGAGCGTCAAGGGCTTCGGGAACGAGATGGCGGCCGACCGCGCGGACGTCGTCATCCTCAGCGTGCCGCCCTACCACGTCGGCGACACCGTCGAGGCCGTCGAAGACGTCCTCGACTCGGAGACGATCCTGGTCACCCCCGCGGTCGGCATGCAGGGCGACGAGGACGGCCTGCACTACCACCCGCCGGGGACCGGCAGCGTCACCGAACTCGTCGCCGAGCGCGCACCCGACGAGGTGCCCGTCGTCGGCGCGTTCCACAACCTCGCGGCCCATGCGCTCTCGGATCTGGACAACGACCTCGATCTCGACACGCTGCTCGTCGCGAACGACGACGACGCGAAAGAGACCGTCCGCAACCTCGCGAACGAGATCGACGGCCTGCGTGCGCTCGACGTCGGCCCGCTCGCCAACGCGGCCGAAGTCGAGAGCGTCACCCCCCTCGTCATCAACATCGCGAAGTACAACGAAGATCTGCACGACGTCGGCGTCAAGTTCCACTAA
- a CDS encoding LLM class flavin-dependent oxidoreductase — translation MELSIVDLAPIPEDGSATEAFEGTVERAQQAERLGYSRFWVAEHHDFAQSIASTTPEALIPHVAAKTSEIQVGSGTVLLNHYSPYKVAETFSVLDALAPGRIDLGLGRATGNPTRDYALQVDRSERRRGGSDHRAKIDEVTKHLFDGFADDHPFSGLDLPRSQESVPEPWVLGSSLSSAKIAGELGLPYCFAAFIRPEPAVRAFEVYREQFEPSSHGAGPEDPHGMLAVNATCAETDAEAARLRATTEASSRLLRSGQMDRLPIRSVEEAIDVLGDVPEPTRLPIEPGEWPRAISGSPETMHAVLEELTAQVGVDEIIVQNQIADPEDTLQSHELLADAVGLSAR, via the coding sequence ATGGAACTCTCGATCGTCGATCTCGCACCGATACCGGAGGACGGCAGCGCGACGGAGGCGTTCGAGGGCACGGTCGAGCGTGCCCAGCAGGCCGAACGGCTCGGCTACTCGCGGTTCTGGGTCGCCGAACACCACGACTTCGCGCAGTCGATCGCGAGCACGACCCCGGAGGCGCTCATCCCGCACGTCGCCGCGAAGACGTCCGAGATCCAGGTCGGCTCCGGGACGGTGCTGCTCAACCACTACAGCCCGTACAAGGTCGCGGAGACGTTCAGCGTCCTCGACGCGCTCGCTCCCGGACGCATCGATCTCGGACTCGGGCGGGCAACGGGGAATCCCACGCGCGACTACGCCCTGCAGGTCGACCGCAGCGAGCGACGCCGCGGCGGGAGCGACCACCGAGCGAAGATCGACGAAGTCACGAAACACCTCTTCGACGGCTTCGCGGACGACCACCCGTTCAGCGGGCTGGATCTGCCCCGATCACAGGAGTCTGTCCCGGAGCCGTGGGTGCTGGGCTCGAGTCTCTCCAGCGCGAAGATCGCCGGCGAACTGGGGCTGCCGTACTGCTTCGCCGCGTTCATCAGGCCCGAACCTGCCGTGCGGGCGTTCGAGGTGTACCGGGAGCAGTTCGAACCGTCTTCCCACGGTGCCGGGCCGGAGGATCCACACGGCATGCTCGCGGTGAACGCTACCTGCGCCGAGACCGACGCGGAGGCCGCACGACTCCGCGCGACGACCGAAGCCTCCTCGCGGCTGCTCCGAAGCGGGCAAATGGATCGGCTACCGATCCGCTCCGTAGAGGAGGCGATCGACGTCCTCGGCGACGTTCCCGAGCCGACGCGGCTCCCGATCGAGCCCGGCGAGTGGCCGCGGGCGATCTCCGGGAGCCCGGAGACGATGCACGCGGTACTCGAGGAACTCACGGCACAGGTCGGCGTCGACGAGATCATCGTCCAGAACCAGATCGCCGATCCCGAGGATACGCTGCAGTCGCACGAATTGCTCGCCGACGCGGTCGGACTTTCCGCGCGGTGA
- a CDS encoding glycerophosphodiester phosphodiesterase produces MTTPAVIAHRGFAGVAPENTVAAALAAAEFDETAMLEIDVQPASCGTPVVIHDERLDGTRDGRPLTDASGFVWETDLETLQTTRVLGTDATIPTLAEFLEAIPETLGVNVELKNPGTTELRFAESLAPDERDDRRGIWEPFVERVVEECRAFDGEILYSSFCEGALAAVREAGPTYPAATLVWDDPEAGLEIARRYDCEAIHPPRNAIAGTALATTPYYGLPEAEPEIDIVAEAHAEGRTVNVWTVTNWQQFAQLAEAGVDGIIADYPGLGTVSQTS; encoded by the coding sequence ATGACCACGCCAGCCGTCATCGCCCACCGCGGCTTCGCCGGCGTCGCCCCCGAGAACACCGTCGCGGCGGCGCTCGCCGCGGCCGAGTTCGACGAAACTGCCATGCTCGAGATCGATGTCCAACCCGCATCCTGTGGAACGCCAGTCGTCATCCACGACGAGCGATTGGACGGCACTCGAGACGGTCGCCCGCTCACCGACGCATCGGGGTTCGTCTGGGAGACCGACCTCGAGACCCTCCAGACGACTCGCGTGCTCGGCACCGATGCGACGATTCCGACGCTCGCCGAGTTCCTCGAGGCGATTCCCGAGACGCTCGGGGTCAACGTCGAATTGAAGAATCCGGGGACGACGGAGCTGCGATTCGCCGAGTCGCTCGCCCCGGACGAACGCGACGACCGACGGGGGATCTGGGAGCCGTTCGTCGAGCGCGTCGTCGAGGAGTGTCGCGCGTTCGACGGCGAAATTCTCTATTCCTCGTTCTGTGAGGGCGCGCTGGCTGCCGTCCGCGAGGCGGGCCCCACCTATCCGGCCGCGACGCTCGTCTGGGACGACCCCGAGGCGGGCCTCGAGATCGCGCGCCGGTACGACTGCGAGGCGATCCATCCGCCCAGAAACGCGATCGCCGGAACCGCACTGGCGACGACGCCGTACTACGGCCTGCCGGAGGCCGAACCGGAGATCGATATCGTCGCCGAAGCCCACGCGGAGGGACGAACGGTCAACGTCTGGACCGTCACGAACTGGCAGCAGTTCGCGCAACTCGCCGAGGCGGGGGTCGACGGCATTATCGCCGACTATCCGGGGCTGGGAACGGTCTCGCAGACGTCGTAA
- a CDS encoding FAD-dependent oxidoreductase — MPEFTRSDLPGDPTSPWLASTLESEGDGDRTETDPGRDESTADEREIETLAGDRSVDVAVVGGGIAGLSTAIELRERGRTVAVLERDRVGTGITGKSTAKLTSQHGTIYDHLRREFGRRQARQYARVQEEAIDEVERRIDELGIDCGFERQPAYLYSNETDAMRREADAARAAGLEPTYVTSVPPFERAEAGVRFDDQAWFHPRKYLLGITNELRDDDGAAVYEHTRVTDVEPGSPCRVRTPEGTVTAQRVVIATGFPILDRAGYFARMHPKRSYVLGIRLDGEPPKGMYYRSSGSYRSVRTHRDSAGDLLLVGGENHKTGQGGSTADRYRRLERWARERFPVDEIAYRWSTQDYKSVDKVPLVGRIGAAENVLVATGFRGWGMTNGVAAGKLLAATIAGEEPPERDLFSPLRFTPKTSAGTALTENADAASQFVTDWARTLLSPDLESLEPREGRIVRRGGKPIACSRDDDGDLHATSAVCPHLYCLVEWNDGEASWDCPCHGSRFSPDGEVLEGPANEPLPTRRPTSDSDLSLE, encoded by the coding sequence ATGCCCGAGTTCACCCGCAGCGACCTTCCCGGCGATCCGACCTCGCCCTGGCTCGCGAGCACGCTCGAGTCCGAGGGCGACGGAGACCGAACTGAAACCGACCCGGGGCGTGACGAATCGACGGCCGACGAACGCGAGATCGAAACGCTCGCGGGCGATCGCTCGGTCGATGTCGCCGTCGTCGGCGGTGGTATCGCCGGCCTCTCGACGGCGATCGAACTCCGCGAGCGGGGCCGGACGGTCGCCGTCCTCGAGCGCGATCGAGTGGGAACGGGAATCACGGGCAAGTCGACGGCGAAACTGACCAGCCAGCACGGGACGATCTACGATCACCTGCGCCGGGAGTTCGGTCGCCGGCAGGCGAGGCAGTACGCGCGGGTCCAGGAGGAGGCAATCGACGAAGTCGAACGTCGGATCGACGAGTTGGGAATCGACTGCGGGTTCGAACGCCAGCCGGCCTACCTCTACAGCAACGAAACCGACGCGATGCGACGCGAGGCCGACGCCGCACGGGCCGCGGGGCTCGAGCCAACCTACGTAACCTCGGTTCCGCCGTTCGAACGCGCCGAAGCGGGCGTTCGGTTCGACGACCAGGCCTGGTTCCACCCGCGAAAGTACCTCCTCGGGATTACGAACGAGCTCCGGGACGACGACGGGGCGGCAGTCTACGAACACACCCGCGTGACGGACGTCGAGCCGGGATCCCCGTGCCGTGTCCGGACGCCCGAGGGAACGGTGACGGCCCAGCGCGTCGTTATCGCGACGGGCTTCCCCATCCTCGACCGGGCGGGCTACTTCGCGCGGATGCACCCGAAACGCTCCTACGTGCTCGGGATCCGCCTCGACGGCGAGCCGCCAAAGGGGATGTACTACCGCTCAAGCGGCAGCTACCGCTCCGTGCGAACCCATCGCGATTCTGCGGGCGACCTCCTGCTGGTCGGCGGCGAGAACCACAAGACGGGTCAGGGTGGCTCGACCGCGGATCGGTACCGGCGACTCGAGCGCTGGGCGCGCGAACGGTTTCCGGTCGACGAGATCGCCTATCGGTGGTCGACGCAGGACTACAAGTCGGTCGACAAGGTGCCGCTCGTCGGTCGAATCGGGGCCGCCGAGAACGTCCTCGTCGCGACCGGTTTTCGCGGCTGGGGGATGACCAACGGCGTCGCCGCCGGAAAGCTGCTCGCCGCGACCATTGCCGGCGAGGAGCCGCCGGAGCGCGACCTCTTCTCGCCGCTGCGGTTTACGCCGAAGACGTCGGCCGGGACGGCCCTCACCGAGAACGCCGACGCGGCGAGCCAGTTCGTCACCGACTGGGCACGGACGTTACTCTCGCCCGACCTCGAGTCGCTCGAACCAAGAGAGGGCCGGATCGTCCGCCGCGGGGGGAAGCCGATCGCCTGCTCGCGCGACGACGACGGCGACCTCCACGCGACGTCGGCGGTCTGTCCGCACCTGTACTGTCTCGTCGAGTGGAACGACGGCGAAGCCAGCTGGGACTGTCCCTGCCACGGCTCGCGGTTTTCGCCCGACGGCGAGGTACTCGAGGGGCCGGCGAACGAGCCGTTACCGACGCGACGGCCAACGTCGGATTCGGATCTGAGTCTAGAGTGA